The following are from one region of the Streptomyces fradiae genome:
- a CDS encoding cupin domain-containing protein, with protein sequence MTTAITRTVKVAAAEVAANTKRGGDIRVTLSPKTVGCTSGFGGVLDLAPGDWITEHYHPYSEEFLHVVEGTLEMTLDGKDVVALGPGDSLCVPIGVRHRLLNTGDTTARCAFHLSPLAPRPELGHVDTEQAQRPEQANPDVGGAR encoded by the coding sequence GTGACCACCGCCATCACCCGCACCGTGAAGGTGGCCGCCGCCGAGGTCGCGGCCAACACCAAGCGCGGCGGAGACATCCGCGTCACCCTCAGCCCCAAGACGGTCGGCTGCACCTCCGGCTTCGGCGGCGTCCTCGACCTGGCGCCCGGCGACTGGATCACCGAGCACTACCACCCGTACTCCGAGGAGTTCCTGCACGTCGTCGAGGGCACCCTGGAGATGACCCTGGACGGCAAGGACGTCGTCGCGCTCGGCCCCGGCGACTCGCTGTGCGTGCCGATCGGCGTCCGCCACCGGCTCCTCAACACCGGTGACACCACCGCCCGCTGCGCCTTCCACCTGTCGCCGCTCGCGCCCCGCCCCGAGCTCGGCCACGTCGACACCGAGCAGGCGCAGCGCCCCGAGCAGGCCAACCCGGACGTCGGCGGTGCCCGGTGA